The Oenanthe melanoleuca isolate GR-GAL-2019-014 chromosome 1A, OMel1.0, whole genome shotgun sequence genome contains a region encoding:
- the ASB13 gene encoding ankyrin repeat and SOCS box protein 13, whose product MSPAPPAADYNSRHAPRGPGLQREAPGAGQAAAAAPGAGPWRAAAPSGGDISFWADRTPVHEAARSGEIVQLQQLIESGACVNAVTYDSITPLHEASLRGQAQCVKLLLDAGAQVDARNIDGSTPLCDACASGSIECVKVLLSHGAKVNPPLYTASPLHEACMNGSSECVQLLIDVGANLEAHDCHFGTPLHVACAREHLDCAKLLLQAGANVNAAKLHETALHHAAKVRNAALVELLVQFGGNIYARDNRGKKPSDYSWSSSATARCLEYYEKTPLSLAQLCRLSVRRAAGHRGLDKISRLQIPPRLIQYLSYN is encoded by the exons atgtccccagcgCCTCCCGCTGCGGACTACAACTCCCGGCATGCCCCGCGCGGGCCGGGCCTGCAGCGGGAGGCCCCGGGAGCGGGACAggccgcggcggcggctccgggggcCGGGCCATGGAGAGCAGCGGCTCCCTCCGGGGGCGACATCA GTTTCTGGGCTGACAGGACACCCGTGCACGAGGCTGCCAGGAGTGGGGAGATcgtgcagctgcagcagctgatcGAGAGCGGCGCCTGCGTCAACGCCGTCACCTACGACTCCATCACCCCCCTGCACGAGGCCAGCCTCAGGGGACAGGCCCAGTGTGTCAAACTCCTGCTGGATGCAGGGGCCCAG GTGGACGCCAGGAACATCGACGGCAGCACTCCTCTGTGCGACGCCTGCGCCTCGGGCAGCATCGAGTGCGTCaaggtgctgctgtcccacgGAGCCAAGGTCAACCCGCCCCTCTACACCGCCTCCCCTCTGCACGAAGCCTGCATGAATG GCAGCTCAGAGTGTGTGCAGCTCCTCATTGACGTGGGTGCCAACCTGGAGGCTCATGATTGTCACTTTGGGACCCCCCTGCACGTGGCCTGTGCCAGGGAACACCTGGATTGTGCcaagctgctcctccaggcag GAGCCAACGTGAACGCGGCCAAGCTGCACGAGACGGCGCTGCACCACGCGGCCAAGGTGCGCAACGCGGCgctggtggagctgctggtgcagttCGGGGGCAACATCTACGCGCGGGACAACCGCGGCAAGAAACCCTCGGActacagctggagcagcagcgCCACCGCGCGCTGCCTGGAGTACTACGAGA AGACCCCGCTGAGCCTGGCGCAGCTGTGCCGCCTCTCGGTGCGCAGAGCCGCCGGCCACCGCGGGCTGGACAAGATCTCCCGGCTGCAGATCCCCCCCCGACTCATCCAGTACCTGTCCTACAACTGA